A genome region from Geodermatophilus bullaregiensis includes the following:
- a CDS encoding DivIVA domain-containing protein produces MPLTPADVHNVVFKKPPIGKRGYDEDEVDAFLDVVEAELARLIEENNELRSGSSTGRVTAQPVAPEPTPAPAPPPPQPAAREDDTARASRMLALASETADRYVNEAKTQADQMVASAKTDSERMLAEARAKSEQMVNDAKLRADSMINDARTRADTMEREARAKAAALDQDAERRHREVMGPLEEKRAGLERKIEELRTFEREYRTRFRSYLESHLRDLDTRGSAEPSSASRQNQHAPA; encoded by the coding sequence TTGCCACTCACGCCAGCCGACGTGCACAACGTCGTCTTCAAGAAGCCGCCGATCGGGAAGCGCGGCTACGACGAGGACGAGGTGGACGCGTTCCTCGACGTGGTGGAGGCCGAGCTCGCCCGGCTGATCGAGGAGAACAACGAGCTGCGCTCGGGCTCGAGCACCGGCCGGGTCACCGCCCAGCCCGTCGCCCCCGAGCCGACCCCGGCACCCGCGCCGCCGCCGCCGCAGCCCGCCGCGCGCGAGGACGACACCGCGCGCGCCTCCCGCATGCTGGCCCTGGCGTCGGAGACCGCCGACCGCTACGTCAACGAGGCGAAGACCCAGGCCGACCAGATGGTGGCGTCGGCGAAGACCGACAGCGAGCGGATGCTGGCCGAGGCCCGCGCCAAGAGCGAGCAGATGGTCAACGACGCCAAGCTGCGCGCCGACTCGATGATCAACGACGCCCGCACCCGCGCCGACACGATGGAGCGCGAGGCCCGCGCCAAGGCCGCCGCCCTCGACCAGGACGCCGAGCGCCGGCACCGCGAGGTCATGGGCCCGCTGGAGGAGAAGCGCGCCGGCCTCGAGCGCAAGATCGAGGAGCTGCGGACCTTCGAGCGCGAGTACCGCACGCGCTTCCGCTCCTACCTCGAGTCGCACCTGCGCGACCTCGACACCCGCGGCTCCGCCGA
- a CDS encoding YggT family protein, whose translation MTLFWQIVSSILLVFLILLFARFVVDWVMVLARSWRPSGLVAAGLEVVYATTDPPLKAIRKVIPPLNLGSIRLDLAFMVLLIAVYILRGITQSLAIAA comes from the coding sequence GTGACTCTCTTCTGGCAGATCGTCTCGTCGATCCTGCTCGTCTTCCTCATCCTGCTGTTCGCGCGTTTCGTCGTGGACTGGGTGATGGTCCTGGCGCGCAGCTGGCGCCCGTCCGGGCTGGTGGCCGCGGGGCTCGAGGTCGTCTACGCGACGACCGACCCGCCGCTGAAGGCGATCCGGAAGGTGATCCCACCGCTGAACCTGGGGTCCATCAGGCTGGACCTCGCGTTTATGGTGCTCCTGATCGCCGTCTACATCCTGCGGGGCATCACCCAGTCGCTGGCCATCGCCGCGTGA
- a CDS encoding cell division protein SepF: MAGAMRKMGIYLGLVEDDDARAYGRYDARQADPAGHYEPDRYDGERYDGDRYDERRRPEGRYEGRYEDRYAADPHGAEAPYGSFDSYGGEYDRYDDRRYDDERDGGRGLDRAPGRGVELAPAPDPEPVALRRGGATRLGLAQPASAGAGGISAPAASGPSRIGSVGGGLGGGVGGGIGVGGGLAGAAAGLAAREPVAAVPEPAPAPVREPYRITTLHPKTYNEARAIGEAFRDGSPVIMNLTELDHADARRLVDFAAGLIFGLRGSIEPVTAKVFLLSPQDVDVTAEDKAKIREGGFFDQS, translated from the coding sequence ATGGCCGGGGCCATGCGGAAGATGGGCATCTACCTCGGGCTCGTCGAGGACGACGACGCCCGCGCCTACGGGCGCTACGACGCCCGTCAGGCCGACCCGGCCGGCCACTACGAGCCCGACCGGTACGACGGCGAGCGCTACGACGGCGACCGCTACGACGAGCGCCGCCGTCCCGAGGGGCGCTACGAGGGCCGCTACGAGGACCGCTACGCCGCCGACCCGCACGGTGCCGAGGCCCCCTACGGCTCCTTCGACTCCTACGGCGGCGAGTACGACCGCTACGACGACCGTCGCTACGACGACGAGCGCGACGGTGGACGGGGCCTCGACCGCGCCCCGGGCCGCGGCGTCGAGCTGGCACCCGCGCCCGATCCCGAGCCGGTCGCGCTGCGCCGCGGCGGGGCGACCCGCCTGGGCCTGGCGCAGCCGGCGTCCGCCGGTGCCGGCGGCATCTCCGCGCCCGCTGCCTCCGGGCCGTCCCGGATCGGCTCCGTGGGCGGCGGCCTGGGTGGTGGCGTGGGTGGTGGCATCGGTGTCGGCGGGGGTCTCGCCGGCGCCGCCGCCGGCCTGGCCGCCCGCGAGCCGGTCGCCGCGGTGCCCGAGCCGGCCCCCGCGCCGGTGCGCGAGCCCTACCGCATCACCACGCTGCACCCGAAGACGTACAACGAGGCCCGCGCGATCGGCGAGGCGTTCCGGGACGGCAGCCCGGTCATCATGAACCTCACCGAGCTCGACCACGCCGACGCGCGGCGGCTCGTCGACTTCGCAGCGGGGCTGATCTTCGGGCTGCGCGGTAGCATCGAGCCCGTCACGGCCAAGGTGTTCCTGCTCTCCCCGCAGGACGTCGACGTGACGGCCGAGGACAAGGCCAAGATCCGCGAGGGCGGGTTCTTCGACCAGTCCTGA
- a CDS encoding YggS family pyridoxal phosphate-dependent enzyme, with translation MSAPATPAARRLAAVRERIAAAARAAGRDPASVALLAVSKTWPADDVRTLVALGQTAFGENRAQELTGKAAALADLPIEWHFVGQLQRNKAAAVARTGAVVHSVDRLPLARALSRAGEETGHPVGVFLQVDLGGAAGELAERGGADPADVPALADDVAALPGVRLRGLMAVAPRGEEPGPAFVRLAALAERLRADHPEAAEVSAGMSADLEEAVAAGATLVRVGTALFGPRPLASPGVTPVTGAPPRSPEEV, from the coding sequence ATGAGCGCACCGGCGACACCCGCGGCCCGGCGCCTCGCCGCCGTCCGGGAGCGGATCGCCGCGGCCGCCCGGGCCGCCGGGCGCGACCCGGCCTCGGTCGCGCTGCTGGCCGTGAGCAAGACCTGGCCGGCCGACGACGTCCGGACGCTGGTCGCGCTCGGGCAGACGGCGTTCGGCGAGAACCGCGCCCAGGAGCTCACCGGCAAGGCCGCGGCGCTGGCCGACCTGCCGATCGAGTGGCACTTCGTCGGCCAGCTCCAGCGCAACAAGGCCGCCGCCGTGGCCCGCACCGGCGCGGTCGTCCACTCCGTCGACCGGCTGCCGCTGGCCCGGGCGCTGTCCCGGGCGGGGGAGGAGACCGGCCACCCGGTCGGTGTGTTCCTCCAGGTCGACCTCGGCGGCGCCGCGGGGGAGCTGGCCGAGCGCGGCGGCGCCGACCCCGCGGACGTCCCCGCCCTCGCCGATGACGTCGCCGCGCTGCCCGGCGTGCGGCTGCGCGGCCTCATGGCCGTCGCCCCGCGCGGGGAGGAGCCCGGTCCGGCCTTCGTCCGTCTGGCCGCGCTCGCCGAGCGGCTGCGCGCCGACCACCCCGAGGCCGCGGAGGTCTCCGCCGGGATGAGCGCCGACCTCGAGGAGGCGGTCGCGGCGGGCGCCACGCTGGTGCGTGTCGGAACCGCGCTGTTCGGCCCCCGGCCTCTAGCCTCGCCCGGAGTCACACCAGTCACAGGGGCCCCACCGAGGTCCCCGGAGGAGGTCTGA
- the pgeF gene encoding peptidoglycan editing factor PgeF, whose protein sequence is MSATSAAPPAVRPRRVVTDRRGGRSRPPYDTFDLGDHVGDDPADVAANRARLARELGVPGDRLVWMEQVHGTGVTVVDGPVQGPLPATDAVVTRTPGLVLCVLVADCVPVLLADPVAGVVAAVHAGREGVRQGVVAATLAAMARLGSRPADTTALLGPAVCGSCYEVPRAMQAEVARVAPAAAVRTRAGTPGLDLRAGLAELMTRAGLAQVVHDPRCTVEDRRLFSHRRDGVTGRQAGVTWLG, encoded by the coding sequence GTGAGCGCGACCTCGGCCGCCCCGCCGGCGGTGCGCCCTCGACGGGTGGTCACCGACCGGCGGGGCGGCCGCTCACGTCCGCCCTACGACACCTTCGACCTCGGCGACCACGTCGGCGACGACCCGGCCGACGTCGCGGCCAACCGCGCCCGGCTGGCCCGCGAGCTCGGCGTACCCGGCGACCGGCTGGTCTGGATGGAGCAGGTGCACGGCACCGGCGTCACCGTCGTCGACGGCCCGGTCCAGGGTCCGCTGCCCGCGACCGACGCCGTCGTCACCCGCACGCCCGGCCTGGTGCTGTGCGTGCTGGTCGCCGACTGCGTGCCGGTGCTGCTGGCCGACCCCGTCGCCGGGGTGGTCGCCGCCGTCCACGCCGGCCGCGAGGGCGTCCGGCAGGGCGTGGTCGCCGCCACGCTGGCCGCGATGGCCCGGCTGGGCAGCCGTCCCGCCGACACCACCGCGCTGCTCGGGCCGGCCGTCTGCGGCTCCTGCTACGAGGTGCCCCGCGCCATGCAGGCCGAGGTCGCCCGGGTCGCCCCCGCGGCCGCGGTGCGCACCCGCGCGGGGACGCCGGGGCTGGACCTGCGCGCCGGCCTCGCCGAGCTGATGACCCGCGCCGGGCTGGCGCAGGTCGTGCACGACCCGCGCTGCACCGTCGAGGACCGCCGGCTGTTCAGCCACCGCCGCGACGGCGTCACCGGGCGCCAGGCCGGCGTCACCTGGCTGGGGTGA
- the ftsZ gene encoding cell division protein FtsZ gives MTPPHNYLAVIKVVGIGGGGVNAVNRMIEVGLKGVEFIAINTDAQALLMSDADVKLDVGRELTRGLGAGAQPDVGRQAAEDHREEIEEVLKGADMVFVTAGEGGGTGTGGAPVVASIARKLGALTIGVVTRPFSFEGKRRAVQAESGIEELRNECDTLIVIPNDRLLQLGDRNVSVMDAFRTADQVLLSGVQGITDLITTPGLINLDFADVKSVMSGAGSALMGIGSARGDNRALLAAEQAIASPLLEASMEGAHGVLLSISGGSDLGLFEINEAASLVSDAAHADANIIFGAVIDDALGDEVRVTVIAAGFDGGRPSARKDGGVAAVPAAPAAPPALPRVAPPPLAPAAPRATGERLVGQVPPAQAVPPAPVRPAAPAGGGITVPPLPPVQNAAPGTAAGRRPLGNEDFEEELDIPEFLRQ, from the coding sequence ATGACACCTCCGCACAACTACCTCGCGGTCATCAAGGTCGTCGGCATCGGCGGCGGCGGTGTGAACGCGGTCAACCGGATGATCGAGGTCGGTCTGAAGGGGGTGGAGTTCATCGCCATCAACACCGACGCCCAGGCGCTGTTGATGAGCGACGCCGACGTCAAGCTCGACGTCGGCCGCGAGCTGACCCGCGGCCTCGGCGCCGGCGCGCAGCCCGACGTCGGCCGGCAGGCCGCCGAGGACCACCGCGAGGAGATCGAGGAGGTGCTCAAGGGCGCCGACATGGTCTTCGTGACCGCCGGCGAGGGCGGCGGCACCGGCACCGGTGGCGCGCCCGTGGTGGCCTCGATCGCCCGCAAGCTCGGCGCGCTGACCATCGGCGTGGTCACCCGGCCGTTCTCCTTCGAGGGCAAGCGCCGCGCGGTGCAGGCCGAGTCGGGGATCGAGGAGCTGCGCAACGAGTGCGACACGCTCATCGTCATCCCCAACGACCGGCTGCTGCAGCTGGGCGACCGCAACGTCAGCGTGATGGACGCCTTCCGCACCGCCGACCAGGTGCTGCTCTCCGGTGTCCAGGGCATCACCGACCTGATCACCACGCCCGGCCTGATCAACCTGGACTTCGCCGACGTCAAGTCGGTCATGTCCGGCGCCGGGTCGGCGCTCATGGGCATCGGCAGCGCGCGCGGGGACAACCGGGCGCTGCTGGCCGCCGAGCAGGCGATCGCCAGCCCGCTGCTGGAGGCGTCGATGGAGGGCGCCCACGGCGTGCTGCTGTCGATCTCCGGTGGCTCGGACCTCGGCCTGTTCGAGATCAACGAGGCCGCCTCGCTGGTGTCGGACGCCGCGCACGCCGACGCCAACATCATCTTCGGCGCGGTCATCGACGACGCCCTCGGTGACGAGGTGCGGGTGACCGTCATCGCCGCCGGCTTCGACGGCGGGCGTCCCTCGGCGCGCAAGGACGGCGGCGTCGCCGCGGTCCCGGCGGCCCCGGCCGCCCCGCCGGCGCTGCCCCGGGTCGCCCCGCCGCCGCTGGCCCCGGCGGCACCGCGGGCCACCGGTGAGCGGCTGGTGGGCCAGGTCCCGCCGGCGCAGGCCGTGCCCCCGGCGCCCGTCCGGCCCGCGGCACCCGCCGGCGGTGGCATCACCGTCCCGCCGCTGCCGCCGGTGCAGAACGCCGCACCCGGCACCGCCGCCGGGCGCCGTCCGCTGGGCAACGAGGACTTCGAGGAGGAGCTCGACATCCCGGAGTTCCTCCGCCAGTGA
- a CDS encoding cell division protein FtsQ/DivIB, producing MSRSGLTTADRERGVPVEVARPARRRVRPDTPSERRRRRVVRAALALAVVAAVWWALWYSPLLAVRTVRVDGATTLTADQVRTAAGVPGGTPLLRVDVDAAAARVARLPQVASVEVTRGWPRSVVVTVVERRPVAVVERVGTRSLVDADGILFDTVTGDAPDGVVPLDVATPGPDDPATRAALGALVSLPREVRAAVAGARAGSGEDVTLTLTDGTTVVWGGADDAADKSDVLVALLDQVAAGNLEPAGTIDVSAPGAVVLR from the coding sequence GTGAGCCGCTCCGGTCTGACGACCGCCGACCGGGAGCGCGGTGTCCCGGTCGAGGTCGCCCGGCCGGCCCGCCGCCGCGTGCGCCCCGACACCCCTTCCGAGCGCCGCCGGCGCCGGGTCGTGCGCGCCGCCCTGGCGCTCGCCGTGGTCGCGGCCGTGTGGTGGGCGCTGTGGTACAGCCCGCTGCTGGCCGTGCGAACGGTCCGGGTCGACGGCGCCACGACGCTGACGGCCGACCAGGTCCGCACCGCCGCCGGCGTCCCCGGGGGCACACCGCTGCTGCGGGTGGACGTCGACGCCGCCGCCGCCCGCGTGGCCCGGCTCCCGCAGGTGGCCTCGGTCGAGGTGACCCGCGGCTGGCCGCGCAGCGTCGTCGTCACCGTGGTCGAGCGGCGGCCGGTCGCCGTCGTCGAGCGGGTCGGCACCCGGTCGCTGGTCGACGCCGACGGCATCCTGTTCGACACCGTCACCGGCGACGCGCCCGACGGCGTCGTGCCCCTGGACGTGGCCACCCCCGGCCCGGACGACCCGGCCACCCGCGCGGCACTCGGCGCCCTGGTGTCCCTGCCGCGCGAGGTCCGCGCCGCGGTGGCCGGCGCCCGGGCCGGCAGCGGCGAGGACGTCACGCTGACCCTCACCGACGGCACCACCGTCGTGTGGGGCGGGGCCGACGACGCCGCGGACAAGTCCGACGTGCTCGTCGCGCTGCTCGACCAGGTGGCGGCCGGGAACCTCGAGCCGGCCGGGACGATCGACGTGAGCGCGCCCGGCGCCGTCGTCCTCCGCTGA
- the murC gene encoding UDP-N-acetylmuramate--L-alanine ligase, with product MTADATAAWTAPVPSLEELGAVHFIGIGGAGMSGIARILLARGVTVSGSDRRDTPTLLALRALGARVSLGHDAAALGDADSVVVSSAIREDNPELAGARARGLRVLPRAVALAAVMAGRRSVAVAGTHGKTSTTSMLTVAVQACGVDPSFAIGGDLNESGSNAHAGQGDVFVAEADESDRSFLLLAPHGAIVTNVEADHLDNYGDLAAVEAAFDRFLGTVAPEGFVVLCADDPGSARLRDVPTPARVRTYGTAGDADLRLADLEVGREATSWTAVLDGTELGRVRIRVPGEHMARNSAAALLAGLELGLPAAGLIAGLERFGGVHRRFELKGSAAGVRVYDDYAHHPTEVTAQLRAARAVAGEGRVVVAFQPHLYSRTREFAAAFGEALGLADEVVVMDVYGAREDPVPGITGAMVADAVPLPGDRVHFEPSWSAAAPALAARARPGDLVITMGAGNVSMVGPEVLTALAGDGTAGGATPTGGGCADPDR from the coding sequence GTGACCGCTGACGCGACCGCCGCGTGGACCGCGCCGGTGCCCTCGCTGGAGGAGCTCGGCGCCGTCCACTTCATCGGGATCGGCGGTGCCGGCATGAGCGGCATCGCCCGCATCCTGCTGGCCCGCGGGGTGACCGTCTCCGGCAGCGACCGGCGCGACACCCCGACCCTGCTGGCGCTGCGCGCCCTCGGCGCGCGCGTGTCCCTCGGGCACGACGCGGCGGCCCTCGGCGACGCCGACTCGGTGGTCGTCTCCTCGGCCATCCGCGAGGACAACCCCGAGCTCGCCGGGGCCCGCGCCCGCGGGCTGCGGGTGCTGCCGCGGGCGGTGGCGCTGGCCGCGGTCATGGCCGGACGGCGCAGCGTCGCCGTCGCCGGCACCCACGGCAAGACCTCGACCACCTCGATGCTGACCGTGGCCGTGCAGGCCTGCGGCGTCGACCCGTCGTTCGCGATCGGGGGCGACCTCAACGAGTCGGGCAGCAACGCGCACGCGGGGCAGGGCGACGTCTTCGTCGCCGAGGCCGACGAGAGCGACCGCTCCTTCCTGCTGCTGGCGCCCCACGGCGCGATCGTCACCAACGTCGAGGCCGACCACCTGGACAACTACGGCGACCTGGCCGCCGTGGAGGCCGCCTTCGACCGGTTCCTCGGCACGGTCGCCCCCGAGGGCTTCGTCGTCCTGTGCGCCGACGACCCGGGCTCCGCGCGGCTGCGCGACGTCCCCACCCCGGCCCGGGTGCGCACCTACGGCACCGCCGGCGACGCCGACCTGCGCCTGGCCGACCTCGAGGTCGGCCGCGAGGCCACCAGCTGGACCGCCGTCCTCGACGGCACCGAGCTCGGCCGGGTCCGCATCCGCGTGCCCGGGGAGCACATGGCCCGCAACAGCGCCGCCGCCCTCCTGGCCGGGCTGGAGCTGGGCCTGCCCGCCGCGGGGCTGATCGCCGGGCTCGAGCGCTTCGGCGGCGTGCACCGCCGCTTCGAGCTCAAGGGCTCCGCCGCGGGCGTGCGGGTCTACGACGACTACGCCCACCACCCCACCGAGGTGACCGCCCAGCTGCGCGCCGCCCGCGCGGTGGCCGGCGAGGGGCGCGTCGTGGTCGCCTTCCAGCCGCACCTCTACAGCCGGACCCGCGAGTTCGCCGCCGCCTTCGGCGAGGCACTCGGCCTGGCCGACGAGGTGGTGGTCATGGACGTCTACGGCGCCCGCGAGGACCCGGTACCCGGCATCACCGGCGCCATGGTCGCCGACGCCGTCCCGCTGCCCGGCGACCGGGTGCACTTCGAGCCCTCCTGGTCGGCGGCCGCCCCGGCGCTGGCCGCCCGTGCCCGACCCGGCGACCTGGTGATCACCATGGGCGCCGGCAACGTGTCCATGGTGGGGCCGGAGGTGCTCACCGCCCTCGCCGGCGACGGGACGGCCGGCGGCGCGACCCCCACCGGCGGCGGCTGCGCGGACCCCGACCGGTGA
- the murG gene encoding undecaprenyldiphospho-muramoylpentapeptide beta-N-acetylglucosaminyltransferase, with protein MSAGGTATSVVLAGGGTGGHIEPMLALADALRRREPGLRITCLGTARGMETRLVPARGYDLRLIPPVPLPRRPTPDLLRVPGRVRRSVAETRALLDELGADVVVGFGGYVALPAYLAARRSRRGRAGIPIVVHEQNALPGLANRVGARLAARVAVTVPGTPLRRGEHVGMPLRSAITTLDRAGRRAEARAAFGLDDDRPTLLVFGGSQGAASLNRAATAAADALTAAGIQVLHARGPKNTDVTVPARPAGAAPYVVVDYLERMDLAYAAADLALCRSGAVTVAELSAVGLPAAFVPLPIGNGEQRRNALPVVEAGGGLLVEDAELSAAWIQATLVPLLTDPAALSGYAAHAAAAGVPDADERLADIVLEVARDR; from the coding sequence GTGAGCGCCGGCGGGACGGCGACCAGCGTCGTCCTGGCCGGCGGCGGCACCGGCGGCCACATCGAGCCGATGCTCGCGCTGGCCGACGCGCTGCGCCGCCGGGAGCCGGGGCTGCGCATCACCTGCCTGGGCACCGCCCGCGGCATGGAGACCCGGCTGGTGCCCGCGCGCGGCTACGACCTGCGGCTGATCCCGCCCGTGCCGCTGCCGCGCAGGCCCACGCCGGACCTGCTGCGGGTGCCGGGCCGGGTGCGCCGCTCGGTGGCCGAGACCCGCGCGCTGCTCGACGAGCTCGGCGCCGACGTCGTCGTCGGGTTCGGCGGCTACGTCGCCCTGCCGGCCTACCTCGCCGCGCGGCGGAGCAGGCGGGGGCGGGCGGGGATCCCGATCGTGGTGCACGAGCAGAACGCGCTGCCGGGCCTGGCCAACCGGGTCGGCGCCCGGCTGGCCGCCCGCGTCGCGGTGACCGTGCCGGGGACGCCGCTGCGGCGCGGCGAGCACGTCGGGATGCCGCTGCGCTCGGCGATCACCACGCTCGACCGCGCCGGCCGCCGCGCCGAGGCCCGCGCCGCCTTCGGCCTGGACGACGACCGGCCCACGCTGCTGGTCTTCGGCGGGTCGCAGGGCGCGGCCTCGCTGAACCGGGCGGCGACCGCGGCGGCCGACGCGCTGACCGCGGCGGGCATCCAGGTGCTGCACGCCCGCGGCCCGAAGAACACCGACGTGACCGTGCCGGCCCGCCCGGCCGGCGCCGCGCCCTACGTCGTCGTCGACTACCTCGAGCGGATGGACCTCGCCTACGCCGCCGCCGACCTCGCCCTGTGCCGGTCCGGCGCGGTCACCGTGGCGGAGCTGTCGGCGGTCGGGCTGCCCGCGGCGTTCGTCCCGCTGCCCATCGGCAACGGCGAGCAGCGCCGCAACGCGCTGCCGGTCGTGGAGGCCGGCGGCGGGCTGCTCGTGGAGGACGCCGAGCTGTCCGCCGCCTGGATCCAGGCGACCCTCGTGCCGCTGCTCACCGACCCGGCCGCGCTCTCTGGGTACGCCGCGCACGCCGCCGCGGCCGGGGTCCCCGACGCCGACGAGCGGCTGGCCGACATCGTCCTGGAGGTGGCCCGTGACCGCTGA
- the ftsW gene encoding putative lipid II flippase FtsW, translating into MDSRTAPSRGGTRRTPGRAAPGVRPRLRGPAWLDGPMTSCHLVIGAAGLLLAIGLVMVFSASAIEAALNDEPAWRPGLDQLVFAALGLVALVVAVRLPVGLLRRWSPVALIAVTVLLVAVLVPGIGTTYNGSRAWISLGFTDFQPSELSKLVLALWGAHVLALRGRHLTVRTLLLPLVPVFLVLSVLLVREPDFGAAVSLALVLVGLLHAGGAPWRVWAVIGASGVTAVVLLVVSAPYRLERITAFLDPFADPTDTGFQAIRGFYALATGGLWGVGLGNSAMKWNLLPEAESDYIFAIIGEELGFLGCLVVVTLYAVLAYAGFRIAHRSADRFVQLASVAITVWLVGQAAMNTGYVVGLLPVTGVTLPLVSAGGTSLVLTLFVVGILIRFARSEPEAIEHARRAERGRLARWLLPVPAHAVDPVRPRRPRPAPRPGAGGVSRAGARLAAQLDPQLDPQLDPQPARSGPLPRRPVDAHPVRRPTDGPRPDRRGAPPAGRRPERVPGRPADRPGRSR; encoded by the coding sequence ATGGACAGCCGGACCGCTCCGTCCCGAGGCGGCACCCGCCGCACCCCCGGCCGGGCCGCTCCGGGAGTGCGGCCGCGCCTGCGCGGGCCGGCGTGGCTCGACGGCCCGATGACCAGCTGCCACCTGGTCATCGGCGCGGCCGGGCTGCTGCTGGCCATCGGGCTGGTCATGGTCTTCTCCGCGTCGGCGATCGAGGCGGCGCTCAACGACGAGCCGGCGTGGCGGCCGGGGCTCGACCAGCTCGTCTTCGCCGCCCTCGGGCTGGTCGCGCTGGTGGTGGCGGTGCGGCTGCCGGTCGGGCTGCTGCGGCGCTGGTCCCCGGTGGCCCTGATCGCCGTCACCGTCCTGCTCGTGGCCGTCCTCGTGCCCGGCATCGGCACCACCTACAACGGCTCGCGGGCCTGGATCAGCCTCGGGTTCACCGACTTCCAGCCCTCGGAGCTGTCCAAGCTCGTCCTCGCGCTGTGGGGCGCGCACGTCCTGGCCCTGCGCGGCCGGCACCTGACGGTCAGGACGCTGCTGCTGCCGCTGGTCCCGGTCTTCCTCGTCCTCTCCGTCCTGCTCGTCCGCGAGCCGGACTTCGGCGCGGCGGTGAGCCTCGCACTGGTGCTGGTCGGGCTGTTGCACGCCGGCGGCGCGCCGTGGCGGGTCTGGGCCGTCATCGGGGCGAGCGGCGTCACCGCCGTCGTCCTGCTGGTGGTGAGCGCGCCCTACCGGCTGGAGCGGATCACCGCGTTCCTGGACCCCTTCGCCGATCCGACCGACACCGGCTTCCAGGCCATCCGCGGCTTCTACGCGCTGGCCACCGGCGGCCTGTGGGGCGTGGGCCTGGGCAACAGCGCGATGAAGTGGAACCTGCTGCCCGAGGCCGAGTCGGACTACATCTTCGCGATCATCGGCGAGGAGCTCGGCTTCCTCGGCTGCCTGGTCGTCGTCACCCTCTACGCGGTGCTGGCCTACGCCGGCTTCCGCATCGCCCACCGCTCGGCCGACCGGTTCGTCCAGCTGGCCAGCGTGGCGATCACCGTCTGGCTGGTCGGCCAGGCGGCCATGAACACGGGCTACGTGGTCGGCCTGCTCCCGGTCACCGGGGTCACGCTGCCGCTGGTGTCCGCCGGTGGCACCTCGCTGGTGCTCACCCTCTTCGTCGTGGGGATCCTCATCCGCTTCGCCCGCTCCGAGCCCGAGGCCATCGAGCACGCCCGCCGCGCCGAGCGCGGCCGCCTGGCCCGCTGGCTGCTGCCGGTGCCCGCGCACGCCGTCGACCCGGTCCGGCCCCGCCGGCCGCGTCCCGCGCCGCGCCCGGGCGCCGGGGGCGTCTCGCGGGCCGGGGCCCGCCTCGCCGCGCAGCTCGACCCCCAGCTCGACCCGCAGCTCGACCCCCAGCCGGCCCGGTCCGGCCCGCTGCCCCGCCGCCCGGTCGACGCCCACCCGGTCCGCCGGCCCACCGACGGGCCCCGGCCCGACCGGCGGGGCGCGCCGCCGGCCGGCCGCCGTCCCGAGCGGGTGCCCGGCCGCCCCGCGGACCGCCCGGGGCGGTCCCGGTGA